The region ACCATTATATTCAATACCAGGATTTACCTGAGTATTTGGATTAATATTAGGATTTGTAGCTGGGTTATTATTATATATACTTGTTTCATTCCTCAACTGAGTTCCATCCATTGAACCTGGAACTGTCGGGTTAATGGAATAGTATGATTCATCGGGAGAACTTTTTACTCCGGGATAAAGGTCTGTATTCCTCCCTATGATAGTCGTATTTGTATCAATTTGCGCAAAGGAACCGAAACTCAATCCCATTGCAAACATTATCATCAGCACTATTTTCATATTCCTGTTTTTCATCAAAACAATTCAGGTCCGGGCATAGTGCCAAATATCCCTAAGATCCCTTACCTCTTACCACTTCGACAAATTTGTATATGTTTATGCCAAACATTTTTTTATGGTCACATATTATTTAAATAAGGAGGAAAGTAGTGATGAAAAGATTAGTGTGGTTAGTTATCGGTGTGGTACTTACTCTGTTTTACGGATGTCAGCCAGGAAGTAATGCACATACAAGTTATAATCCAGACACGGATTTTTCCAAGTTTAGGACATTTGCTTGGTTGCCTAAACAACTCCCTGAACAGCAAGGAGAACAGTTGAATGACGTAATGAGCTTATATAATAACGAGCTAATTGAATTGAAGATAAAAAGGATGGTAAACAGTGATTTGCTAGATAAAGGTTTATATCTAGACTCTCTGAATCCAGACCTGTTATTTACATATTCTATAGTAATGGAAAACAGGGAAAGGTACACCAATACACCATTGGTGGTAAATCAGCCTAACCTTGCAGTTCCTAGGTTTTACAATTATTTCGAACAACCTTATACAATGTATAATTATCTGACGAATGATTATAACATATACCCATATACAACCTATTTTGGGGGAATAAACATGTACAATACAACACCAGATGGTATTTACTATGGTGCAGGCATATACAGGCCTCAGATACTGGGAAATATAAGTGAAAAAGTTCAATATAAGGAAGGAACTTTGGTTATCGATGTAATAGATAGGAAAACAAACCAGTTAGTCTGGAGAGGTTACAGTAGTGAATCATTAAATAGTCCAACTATGTTTGAAAACCTGTTACCAAGCCAGATAAATGGCATTATGGAGCAATTTCCGTCTCCTTACCTTTCTAATGGTTTGTATTAAATACATAGTTTGCATAATTTAAAAACCTGATGTTTAATATAGTTAGATATCAGGTTTTAACTTTTCACTAAATAACATTGTGAACAAAACAATATATGTTAATAACCCCTCTTTGCATACAGTCAAAGTTGGTTATCCTGGAAATCTTTTAATTGATGGAGAATTCACAAATTCCGACACCAAAGATGAAAACTCATTTTTTAAAGTGCTTAAGTGGAAGTTAACCAGCAATCCTCAAAGAGAAGAAAAGAAAAATGAAAACTATAAAGTCGACGTTGTCAAAAATAATAACTTTATAAATAGTGATCAGGATATGATTGTCTGGTTGGGACATTCAACTTTTTATATTCAGATTGACAAGGTAAAAATCATTACAGATCCAGTATTCTTTAATTTGCCATTCATTAAAAGAAAAGCTGAATTTCCATTGGCACCGGAAGATTTAATCGATATTGATTACTTGCTGCTTTCTCATGGACATAGAGATCATTTTGATGAACCATCATTAAAAATTTTATTAACTAATAATCCATCTATACAAATCTTAGGGCCTCTAAACATTTCAACTCTTTTCAAAAGACTTGATTTTAAAGGAGAGATACAGGAAGCTGGGTGGTACCAGCAATTTAAATCAGAGAGTATAGACTTTGTCTTCCTTCCTGCCAAACACTGGCATCGCAGAGGATTTAGTGATTTTAACAAAGTTTTATGGGGAAGTTTTTACGTCAAAGGGAAAAACAAATCAATATATTTTGCAGGAGATACTGCTTATGGATCTCATTTTAACGAAATCCGGAAAGCTGTGCCTCCCATAGATTATTGTCTTATGCCTATAGGTGCTTATAAACCACCCTTCCTTATGAACCTCTTTCACGTAAATCCTGAAGAAGCTTTTAATGCTTATCAGGAGCTTCACGCCAAATATTTCATTCCCATGCATTATGGAACTTTTGATTTATCTGATGAACCAATGGGAGAACCAGAAAGAGAAATTAAAAGATTGTTCAGGGAGCAAGAGGGCTTAGAAAATTTATTAATAGAGCCAATTGGCAAACCAATTTTTATATCATAAAACACAAAGCCCCTGGCTGCTTTACTTCCAGAGGCTTTAGTTAAAACTTATTACTTATTACTTCTAAAAATTCCAGTCAAACTTATCAATCCCTTCAATTGCTCTTGACAATAAGTTGATAGAATGTTTCACATCGTCCTTATTCACCATTTCAATCACCTGATGTATATGTCTGGTAGGAATTGAAATAGCCCCGGCAATAGCACCCATTTTTCCGCCTTTTTGAAGTGGTGCTGTATCAGTGCCACCAGCAGTAAGAATTTCAGGTTGCCATTGTATAGAATGATTTGAGGCTATCTGTTTTAAGTAGTTTACCATCCTGTAATCAGCAATGGCAGAAGAATCCATTATCTTTATTGCTGTCCCTTTTCCAAGCTCTGTAATTTTCTCCTGAGGTCTTGCTCCCGGAACATCATAAGCGATAGTAGTATCAATGGCAATTCCAAAATCAGGATCTATCTGATGAGCAGCAGTAGTAGCACCTCTTAAACCCACTTCTTCTTGCACCGTAAATACTGCATAAAAATCATATGGAGGACTTTGAATCTGCTTCAATGCTTCAATAAGTATAAATACACTTATCCTGTTATCAAGAGATTTACAGTTGATGTTATTCCCCATCTCGATGAGACTTCTTTCTCTTGTAATCGGATTTCCAATTGAAACAAATTTTTCAACCTCCTCTTTGGTCATGCCTGTATCGATGAAAAAATCTTCTATTTTGGCGGGTTTTACTTTTTCCTCCGGAGACATTACATGCACAGGTTTACTCCCCATCACACCAATAACATCTTTACTCCCATGGACTATTACTCTTTGCGCAGTAAGCGTTTTCGGATCAAATCCACCGAGAGGGTGGAAAAAGATAAATCCTTGCTCATTGATATAGGTAACAATGAAACCAATTTCATCCATGTGTGCAGCGGCCATCACTTTTTTAGCGCCGGTCAGTCCTTTCTTTAAAGCGATAACATTTCCCAGATTATCTACTCTGAATTCATCAACAAGAGATTTTATCTGTTCGA is a window of Sporocytophaga myxococcoides DSM 11118 DNA encoding:
- a CDS encoding MBL fold metallo-hydrolase, whose amino-acid sequence is MNKTIYVNNPSLHTVKVGYPGNLLIDGEFTNSDTKDENSFFKVLKWKLTSNPQREEKKNENYKVDVVKNNNFINSDQDMIVWLGHSTFYIQIDKVKIITDPVFFNLPFIKRKAEFPLAPEDLIDIDYLLLSHGHRDHFDEPSLKILLTNNPSIQILGPLNISTLFKRLDFKGEIQEAGWYQQFKSESIDFVFLPAKHWHRRGFSDFNKVLWGSFYVKGKNKSIYFAGDTAYGSHFNEIRKAVPPIDYCLMPIGAYKPPFLMNLFHVNPEEAFNAYQELHAKYFIPMHYGTFDLSDEPMGEPEREIKRLFREQEGLENLLIEPIGKPIFIS
- a CDS encoding DUF4136 domain-containing protein, whose translation is MKRLVWLVIGVVLTLFYGCQPGSNAHTSYNPDTDFSKFRTFAWLPKQLPEQQGEQLNDVMSLYNNELIELKIKRMVNSDLLDKGLYLDSLNPDLLFTYSIVMENRERYTNTPLVVNQPNLAVPRFYNYFEQPYTMYNYLTNDYNIYPYTTYFGGINMYNTTPDGIYYGAGIYRPQILGNISEKVQYKEGTLVIDVIDRKTNQLVWRGYSSESLNSPTMFENLLPSQINGIMEQFPSPYLSNGLY
- a CDS encoding M42 family metallopeptidase → MELNLELLTKICELPGAPGYEQKIRAFVIEQIKSLVDEFRVDNLGNVIALKKGLTGAKKVMAAAHMDEIGFIVTYINEQGFIFFHPLGGFDPKTLTAQRVIVHGSKDVIGVMGSKPVHVMSPEEKVKPAKIEDFFIDTGMTKEEVEKFVSIGNPITRERSLIEMGNNINCKSLDNRISVFILIEALKQIQSPPYDFYAVFTVQEEVGLRGATTAAHQIDPDFGIAIDTTIAYDVPGARPQEKITELGKGTAIKIMDSSAIADYRMVNYLKQIASNHSIQWQPEILTAGGTDTAPLQKGGKMGAIAGAISIPTRHIHQVIEMVNKDDVKHSINLLSRAIEGIDKFDWNF